The following are from one region of the Arachis duranensis cultivar V14167 chromosome 10, aradu.V14167.gnm2.J7QH, whole genome shotgun sequence genome:
- the LOC107468697 gene encoding protein STRUBBELIG-RECEPTOR FAMILY 3 isoform X1 has translation MGCTNLVLHVRLFVTLMVILAGTFCAVGDTDVVDVAAISSLYVALGSPPLLGWKPVGGDPCFEMWQGVGCVFSNITSIRLDGLNLGGELGSNLNFPSILEIDLSNNHIGGPIPFTLPPTLTSLSLSGNQLNGSIPDALSLLTQLSHLDLSNNNLSGQLPSSTGTLSSLTTLYLQNNQLSGTLYVLQDLPLQDLNIENNSFSGPIPPKLLSVPIFRKDGNPFNTSVIPSPAAAPSPAAMAPSPGKSPWRVANSPSSPTASVLASARKSFIAKNIIWIAGAGLLIFILLGVCIFMLWCFKRRPEKKNAKKQNVGVFESPLHKPTCSDTSFETTNQEEKAVEKPSFVSEVPNRKTNLIPKVQDEQGKYVKTASATSEASKLSHLQPPPRPYPTTQSQKLILNPAIPVKGSEINDKTCSLEVYSIASLQQYTNSFSQENFIGEGTLGPVYRAEFPDGKILAVRKLDATASMEQNHEQFLQLVSNISKIQHPNIVKFTGYCTEYSQRLLVYEYCSNGTLHDALHGDSECRIRLTWNARIQVALGAARALEYMHENFRPPIVHRNFKSANVLLNDNLEVCISDCGLGPLLSSGSAGQLSGRLLTAYGYSAPEFEFGSYTHQSDVFSFGVVMLELLTGRKSHDRSLPRGEQILVRWAVPQLHDIDALSKMVDPSLNGAYPMKSLSRFADIVSSCVQHEPEFRPAMSEVVQDLLRMM, from the exons ATGGGATGTACAAATTTGGTGTTGCATGTTCGACTCTTTGTTACTCTGATGGTGATTCTTGCTGGAACTTTCTGTGCAGTTGGTGACACTGACGTAGTTGATG TTGCAGCAATCAGTAGTCTATATGTTGCTCTTGGCTCACCGCCTCTTCTAGGGTGGAAGCCTGTGGGAGGAGATCCATGTTTTGAAATGTGGCAAGGTGTTGGCTGTGTATTTTCCAACATCACTTCCAT AAGACTTGATGGCCTGAATTTGGGTGGAGAGCTTGGTAGTAATTTGAATTTTCCATCCATCTTAGAAAT TGATCTTAGCAACAACCACATTGGAGGGCCCATTCCATTCACTTTGCCCCCTACTCTTACGAGCTT GTCTCTCTCAGGAAACCAGTTAAATGGAAGCATTCCAGATGCTTTATCATTACTAACTCAATTGTCACACTT GGATTTGTCAAATAACAACTTGAGTGGTCAGCTGCCTTCCTCAACAGGGACTTTATCATCCCTTACTACATT ATACTTGCAGAACAATCAACTCTCTGGGACCCTTTATGTTTTGCAGGACCTGCCTCTTCAGGATCT GAATATTGAGAATAACTCATTCTCCGGGCCAATTCCGCCAAAACTGCTGAGTGTCCCTATTTTCAG AAAAGATGGAAATCCATTTAATACTAGTGTTATTCCATCACCTGCCGCAGCCCCATCACCTGCAGCTATGGCTCCATCCCCTGGGAAATCACCGTGGAGAGTAGCAAATAGTCCTTCTTCCCCAACTGCATCAGTGCTTGCAAGTGCTAGGAAGTCATTTATAGCTAAGAATATCATTTGGATTGCTGGTGCTGGtcttttgatatttattttgttaggtgtttgtatttttatgcTGTGGTGCTTTAAACGAAGGCCAGAGAAGAAAAATGCCAAGAAGCAAAATGTTGGTGTCTTCGAAAGTCCTTTACATAAACCTACTTGCAGTGACACTTCCTTTGAAACAACCAATCAGGAGGAGAAAG CAGTTGAGAAACCATCATTTGTATCTGAAGTGccaaatagaaaaacaaatttgATTCCAAAGGTTCAGGATGAACAAGGAAAATATGTGAAAACAGCATCTGCAACTAGTGAGGCTTCCAAACTTTCACACCTCCAGCCACCACCGCGTCCTTACCCAACGACACAAAGTCAGAAGTTGATCCTCAATCCAGCTATACCTGTCAAAGGGTCTGAAATAAATGACAAAACATGTTCCCTTGAAGTTTATTCTATTGCATCACTTCAACAATATACCAATAGCTTTTCCCAAGAAAATTTTATTGGGGAAGGCACCTTAGGGCCTGTTTATAGGGCTGAGTTCCCTGATGGAAAG ATATTGGCTGTGAGGAAATTAGATGCCACTGCTTCTATGGAGCAGAACCATGAACAATTTCTCCAATTAGTGTCCAACATCTCAAAAATTCAGCACCCTAATATTGTAAAGTTTACGGGCTACTGTACCGAGTATAGCCAACGGCTGCTTGTGTATGAGTACTGCAGTAATGGAACCCTGCATGACGCACTGCATGGCGATAGCGAATGCCGTATTAGACTAACATGGAATGCTCGAATTCAGGTGGCTCTTGGAGCTGCAAGAGCTTTAGA GTATATGCATGAGAACTTTCGGCCACCTATTGTGCACCGAAATTTTAAGTCTGCCAATGTACTCCTAAATGACAACCTGGAAGTGTGCATCTCTGATTGTGGATTAGGTCCTTTGCTATCTTCTGGCTCTGCTGGTCAG TTATCAGGACGACTCCTCACGGCTTATGGCTACAGTGCTCCAGAATTTGAGTTCGGAAGCTATACACATCAAAGTGATGTATTCAGTTTTGGAGTGGTAATGTTGGAACTTCTCACGGGACGAAAATCCCACGACAG GTCACTTCCGCGAGGGGAGCAAATATTGGTGAGATGGGCAGTCCCTCAACTCCATGACATTGACGCATTGTCGAAAATGGTTGACCCCAGCTTAAATGGAGCCTATCCTATGAAGTCCTTGTCGCGTTTTGCAGATATTGTTTCTTCATGCGTCCAG CATGAACCTGAATTCAGGCCAGCAATGTCTGAAGTTGTTCAAGATCTTCTAAGGATGATGTAA
- the LOC107468697 gene encoding protein STRUBBELIG-RECEPTOR FAMILY 3 isoform X2: MGCTNLVLHVRLFVTLMVILAGTFCAVGDTDVVDVAAISSLYVALGSPPLLGWKPVGGDPCFEMWQGVGCVFSNITSIRLDGLNLGGELGSNLNFPSILEIDLSNNHIGGPIPFTLPPTLTSLSLSGNQLNGSIPDALSLLTQLSHLDLSNNNLSGQLPSSTGTLSSLTTLYLQNNQLSGTLYVLQDLPLQDLNIENNSFSGPIPPKLLSVPIFRKDGNPFNTSVIPSPAAAPSPAAMAPSPGKSPWRVANSPSSPTASVLASARKSFIAKNIIWIAGAGLLIFILLGVCIFMLWCFKRRPEKKNAKKQNVGVFESPLHKPTCSDTSFETTNQEEKVEKPSFVSEVPNRKTNLIPKVQDEQGKYVKTASATSEASKLSHLQPPPRPYPTTQSQKLILNPAIPVKGSEINDKTCSLEVYSIASLQQYTNSFSQENFIGEGTLGPVYRAEFPDGKILAVRKLDATASMEQNHEQFLQLVSNISKIQHPNIVKFTGYCTEYSQRLLVYEYCSNGTLHDALHGDSECRIRLTWNARIQVALGAARALEYMHENFRPPIVHRNFKSANVLLNDNLEVCISDCGLGPLLSSGSAGQLSGRLLTAYGYSAPEFEFGSYTHQSDVFSFGVVMLELLTGRKSHDRSLPRGEQILVRWAVPQLHDIDALSKMVDPSLNGAYPMKSLSRFADIVSSCVQHEPEFRPAMSEVVQDLLRMM; encoded by the exons ATGGGATGTACAAATTTGGTGTTGCATGTTCGACTCTTTGTTACTCTGATGGTGATTCTTGCTGGAACTTTCTGTGCAGTTGGTGACACTGACGTAGTTGATG TTGCAGCAATCAGTAGTCTATATGTTGCTCTTGGCTCACCGCCTCTTCTAGGGTGGAAGCCTGTGGGAGGAGATCCATGTTTTGAAATGTGGCAAGGTGTTGGCTGTGTATTTTCCAACATCACTTCCAT AAGACTTGATGGCCTGAATTTGGGTGGAGAGCTTGGTAGTAATTTGAATTTTCCATCCATCTTAGAAAT TGATCTTAGCAACAACCACATTGGAGGGCCCATTCCATTCACTTTGCCCCCTACTCTTACGAGCTT GTCTCTCTCAGGAAACCAGTTAAATGGAAGCATTCCAGATGCTTTATCATTACTAACTCAATTGTCACACTT GGATTTGTCAAATAACAACTTGAGTGGTCAGCTGCCTTCCTCAACAGGGACTTTATCATCCCTTACTACATT ATACTTGCAGAACAATCAACTCTCTGGGACCCTTTATGTTTTGCAGGACCTGCCTCTTCAGGATCT GAATATTGAGAATAACTCATTCTCCGGGCCAATTCCGCCAAAACTGCTGAGTGTCCCTATTTTCAG AAAAGATGGAAATCCATTTAATACTAGTGTTATTCCATCACCTGCCGCAGCCCCATCACCTGCAGCTATGGCTCCATCCCCTGGGAAATCACCGTGGAGAGTAGCAAATAGTCCTTCTTCCCCAACTGCATCAGTGCTTGCAAGTGCTAGGAAGTCATTTATAGCTAAGAATATCATTTGGATTGCTGGTGCTGGtcttttgatatttattttgttaggtgtttgtatttttatgcTGTGGTGCTTTAAACGAAGGCCAGAGAAGAAAAATGCCAAGAAGCAAAATGTTGGTGTCTTCGAAAGTCCTTTACATAAACCTACTTGCAGTGACACTTCCTTTGAAACAACCAATCAGGAGGAGAAAG TTGAGAAACCATCATTTGTATCTGAAGTGccaaatagaaaaacaaatttgATTCCAAAGGTTCAGGATGAACAAGGAAAATATGTGAAAACAGCATCTGCAACTAGTGAGGCTTCCAAACTTTCACACCTCCAGCCACCACCGCGTCCTTACCCAACGACACAAAGTCAGAAGTTGATCCTCAATCCAGCTATACCTGTCAAAGGGTCTGAAATAAATGACAAAACATGTTCCCTTGAAGTTTATTCTATTGCATCACTTCAACAATATACCAATAGCTTTTCCCAAGAAAATTTTATTGGGGAAGGCACCTTAGGGCCTGTTTATAGGGCTGAGTTCCCTGATGGAAAG ATATTGGCTGTGAGGAAATTAGATGCCACTGCTTCTATGGAGCAGAACCATGAACAATTTCTCCAATTAGTGTCCAACATCTCAAAAATTCAGCACCCTAATATTGTAAAGTTTACGGGCTACTGTACCGAGTATAGCCAACGGCTGCTTGTGTATGAGTACTGCAGTAATGGAACCCTGCATGACGCACTGCATGGCGATAGCGAATGCCGTATTAGACTAACATGGAATGCTCGAATTCAGGTGGCTCTTGGAGCTGCAAGAGCTTTAGA GTATATGCATGAGAACTTTCGGCCACCTATTGTGCACCGAAATTTTAAGTCTGCCAATGTACTCCTAAATGACAACCTGGAAGTGTGCATCTCTGATTGTGGATTAGGTCCTTTGCTATCTTCTGGCTCTGCTGGTCAG TTATCAGGACGACTCCTCACGGCTTATGGCTACAGTGCTCCAGAATTTGAGTTCGGAAGCTATACACATCAAAGTGATGTATTCAGTTTTGGAGTGGTAATGTTGGAACTTCTCACGGGACGAAAATCCCACGACAG GTCACTTCCGCGAGGGGAGCAAATATTGGTGAGATGGGCAGTCCCTCAACTCCATGACATTGACGCATTGTCGAAAATGGTTGACCCCAGCTTAAATGGAGCCTATCCTATGAAGTCCTTGTCGCGTTTTGCAGATATTGTTTCTTCATGCGTCCAG CATGAACCTGAATTCAGGCCAGCAATGTCTGAAGTTGTTCAAGATCTTCTAAGGATGATGTAA
- the LOC107468618 gene encoding katanin p80 WD40 repeat-containing subunit B1 homolog KTN80.1, whose amino-acid sequence MAKRGYKIQEFVAHAGSVNCLNIGKKNCRLFITGGDDYKVNLWTIGKPTSLMSLSGHTSPVESVSFDSAEVLVLGGASSGVIKLWDLEESKMVRSVAGHRSNCTAVEFHPFGEFFASGSMDTNLRIWDIRKKGCIHSFKGHTQGISTIKFTPDGRWVVSGGLDSVVKVWDLTAGKLLNDFKLHEGPIRSIDFHPLEFLLATGSADRTVKFWDLETFELIGSARREATGVRSIAFHPDGRTLFTGHEDGLKVYSWEPVICHDSVDMGWTTLGDLCINDGKLLGCSYYRNSVGVWVADISLIEPYGDGSGLDAKTSEGMEHKLNLRESKQEQIEVDVGPTTRFRSVSPDESKEIKNIYIDSSGGKPITLQRSGSVNSQRIDIPEEPKEICNFGTQKPSSAAGVNVKPNEQLLRKSFVVPNVVPCDVPDVKDSAKSGEETITFTKTKPGMLLKPAHTRRASTGRFDIDKFSDTTSKLDSAKDTKFQRNLGSQNEIKESCQDKHPIKNVTEKFDKTISPQIFSDQPKRDESTPRNEESSPVKYINGVAVVHGRTRSLVERFERRERIQTNENQTDMPLPTINEGREKSHNEDHVHASPAVVFDRRQRIPLNEDENNMSSISITTSETDKSPNKLKVEPQLCRGDSKSTNEGEIIEGLMENHDVTLSNLRSRLTKLQVVRHFWERNDVKGAINALKKLPDQSVQADVISVLVEKMDVLTIDLFACLLPVLLGLLDGKTERHVKLSLDMLLKLVAVFGPTIRATVSAPPSVGVDLHREQRLECCNQCFKELQKIQMIIPILIRRGGALAKSALELNLVLQQS is encoded by the exons ATGGCAAAGCGTGGATACAAAATAC AGGAATTTGTGGCTCATGCGGGCAGTGTAAATTGTTTAAATATTGGAAAGAAGAATTGCCGTCTTTTCATTACTGGAGGAGATGATTACAAGGTCAATTTGTGGACCATTGGCAAACCAACTTCTTTAATG AGCCTGTCTGGCCATACTAGTCCAGTTGAATCTGTGTCTTTTGACTCAGCAGAAGTGTTAGTTCTTGGTGGAGCATCATCAGGTGTAATAAAGCTTTGGGATTTGGAAGAATCAAAGA TGGTTCGCAGTGTTGCTGGACACAGATCCAATTGCACTGCTGTTGAGTTTCATCCGTTTGGTGAGTTTTTTGCATCTGGTTCCATGGACACTAATCTGAGGATTTGGGACATCAGAAAAAAGGGGTGTATTCATTCATTCAAGGGTCATACCCAGGGCATTAGTACTATCAAATTCACTCCAGATGGCCGGTGGGTAGTTTCTGGTGGACTTGACAGTGTTGTGAAG GTGTGGGATCTAACAGCTGGAAAACTCTTGAATGACTTCAAGTTGCATGAAGGACCAATTAGGTCCATAGATTTCCATCCTCTTGAGTTCCTTCTAGCTACGG GTTCAGCTGATAGAACAGTGAAATTCTGGGATTTAGAAACCTTTGAACTGATTGGTTCTGCCAGGCGCGAG GCTACAGGGGTGCGCTCAATAGCATTTCATCCTGATGGAAGAACCCTATTTACTGGACATGAGGATGGTTTGAAG GTGTATTCATGGGAGCCTGTTATCTGTCATGATTCTGTTGATATGGGATGGACAACACTTGGTGACCTCTGTATTAATGATGGGAAACTTTTGGGGTGCTCATACTACCGAAACTCTGTTGGAGTCTGGGTAGCAGATATATCG CTTATTGAACCATACGGTGATGGTTCCGGCTTGGATGCCAAGACAAGTGAAGGCATGGAGCACAAACTTAATCTTAGGGAAAGTAAACAAGAGCAAATAGAGGTTGATGTGGGGCCAACTACCAGATTCCGCAGTGTGTCTCCTGATGAGTCAAAAGAgataaagaatatatatatcgACT CTTCTGGAGGGAAACCGATTACATTACAGAGATCTGGATCTGTTAATTCCCAAAGAATAGATATTCCAGAGGAACCCAAGGAAATTTGTAACTTTGGAACACAGAAGCCAAGTTCTGCAGCAGGAGTTAATGTAAAACCAAATGAACAATTGCTCAGAAAATCTTTTGTTGTGCCAAATGTTGTACCTTGCGATGTTCCCGATGTTAAGGACTCAGCAAAATCTGGGGAAGAGACCATCACCTTTACAAAGACAAAGCCTGGGATGTTACTTAAACCAGCTCATACACGGAGAGCATCCACAGGCAGATTTGATATTGATAAGTTTTCTGATACTACAAGTAAATTAGACAGTGCAAAAGATACCAAGTTCCAGAGGAATTTAGGATCTCAGAATGAAATCAAAGAATCTTGCCAAGATAAACATCCTATAAAGAATGTTACAGAAAAGTTTGACAAGACTATATCTCCACAAATATTTTCTGATCAGCCAAAAC GTGATGAATCTACTCCTCGTAATGAAGAGAGTAGTCCGGTTAAATATATCAATGGAG TTGCTGTTGTACATGGGAGGACCCGTTCTCTGGTTGAGAGGTTTGAAAGAAGGGAAAGAATTCAAACCAATGAAAACCAAACCGACATGCCCCTTCCCACTATAAATGAAGGGAGGGAAAAAAGTCACAATGAAGATCATGTTCATGCATCCCCAGCTGTAGTATTTGACAGGAGGCAAAGGATTCCACTCAATGAAGATGAGAACAATATGAGCTCTATTTCGATCACAACCTCTGAAACTGATAAGTCTCCCAACAAACTG AAAGTTGAGCCTCAGTTATGCAGAGGGGATTCAAAATCTACAAATGAAGGGGAAATCATCGAAGGTCTGATGGAAAATCATGATGTAACTTTGAGTAATCTTCGTTCACGCTTGACAAAATTACAG GTGGTGCGGCATTTTTGGGAGCGCAACGATGTTAAAGGGGCCATTAATGCTTTGAAGAAGTTGCCTGATCAATCT GTTCAAGCAGATGTTATCAGTGTTCTTGTGGAGAAGATGGATGTACTCACCATAGATTTATTTGCTTGCTTGCTTCCTGTGCTCTTAGGCTTGTTGGATGGTAAAACAGAAAG GCATGTAAAGTTGTCGCTGGATATGCTATTGAAACTTGTAGCGGTTTTTGGTCCAACAATTCGTGCAACTGTTTCAGCACCTCCCTCTGTTGGGGTTGATTTACATCGAGAGCAAAG GCTAGAATGCTGCAACCAGTGCTTCAAGGAATTGCAGAAGATACAAATGATTATTCCAATATTGATACG GAGGGGTGGCGCATTGGCCAAGTCTGCCTTGGAACTGAACCTAGTTCTTCAACAATCCTGA
- the LOC107468753 gene encoding uncharacterized protein LOC107468753 has translation MGTELMGRTWGTWEELLLGGAVLRHGTRDWNVVSAELRARTDCPYSFTPEVCKAKYEDLQQRYSGSKAWFEELRKKRVAELKRALELSEDSIGSLESKLESLKADKNEKRDDCRVENSSGSPQLRVPSLKLERVESSSKDGLSAGSFTHETRTNWSPDCQVPAVSAEDIETMPEVSRSMELGKVLDVDNLACVIYKGQLASFKKRRGKRKRKDCSKNIKEASVEESELLDSADVVSWCKESSTSNCGEVAKSSGIDDHSRNLKEDRAENLREILDSVFETKGASAFRRRLDSQKRGRYKKMIRRHMDFDTIRSRISSQTINSTMELFRDLLLLANNALVFYSKSTREYKSALVLRDIVTKKLRDRNSSKPKVTATTIDSKGTTQDNVSLKLPVHNPHVKPRSVRPGNRKIVAKAVGNDGSNSVSGVSQAAKKPSKADSPPSVESLPVKKKAFGRPKKVGRGNGTGQRPAAMPVKGKKRVRTKG, from the exons ATGGGGACGGAGTTGATGGGGAGGACGTGGGGCACATGGGAGGAGCTACTCCTCGGTGGGGCCGTTCTCCGCCACGGGACCCGCGACTGGAACGTCGTCTCCGCCGAGCTCCGAGCACGAACCGATTGTCCTTACTCTTTCACCCCTGAg GTATGTAAAGCCAAGTATGAAGACTTGCAACAGCGGTATTCTGGGAGCAA GGCCTGGTTTGAGGAACttagaaagaagagagtagcgGAGCTGAAAAGAGCTCTGGAGTTATCTGAAGATTCAATTGG GTCTCTCGAATCAAAGCTTGAATCTCTCAAGGCTGACAAGAATGAGAAGAGAGATGATTGTCGTGTTGAAAATAGCTCAGGTAGTCCGCAGTTACGCGTGCCTTCTCTGAAACTGGAGAGAGTTGAATCTTCGTCAAAGGACGGGTTATCTGCTGGGAGTTTCACGCACGAAACCAGGACAAACTGGTCACCCGATTGCCAGGTTCCAGCTGTGTCCGCGGAAGATATAGAGACTATGCCTGAAGTTTCACGCTCTATGGAGCTGGGCAAAGTTTTGGATGTAGATAATTTGGCATGTGTGATATACAAAGGACAGCTGGCGAGTTTTAAGAAACGGCGagggaagaggaagagaaaggaTTGTAGTAAAAACATTAAGGAAGCAAGTGTAGAAGAAAGTGAGTTATTAGATTCAGCTGATGTTGTGTCCTGGTGTAAAGAAAGTTCTACAAGCAACTGTGGCGAAGTTGCCAAATCTTCCGGCATAGATGATCATAGTAGAAATTTGAAAGAGGATAGGGCAGAAAACTTGAGGGAGATTTTAGATTCTGTTTTTGAAACCAAAGGAGCCTCTGCCTTCCGACGCAGACTCGATAGTCAG aagaGAGGAAGGTACAAGAAAATGATCCGACGGCACATGGATTTCGACACCATAAGGTCAAGAATTAGCAGCCAAACGATTAACTCGACGATGGAACTCTTCCGAGACTTGCTTCTACTCGCGAATAATGCTCTGGTCTTCTACTCCAAGAGCACTCGCGAGTACAAGTCTGCTCTAGTTCTAAGAGACATTGTCACCAAAAAATTGAGGGACAGGAATAGTTCAAAGCCAAAGGTCACTGCTACTACTATTGACAGCAAAGGTACCACCCAAGATAATGTGTCCCTTAAATTACCTGTGCATAATCCTCATGTGAAACCAAGAAGCGTGCGCCCTGGTAACAGAAAGATTGTTGCAAAGGCAGTTGGTAATGATGGCAGCAACTCGGTATCCGGGGTGTCACAGGCAGCCAAGAAACCGAGTAAAGCCGATTCGCCACCTTCAGTGGAATCATTACCTGTCAAGAAGAAAGCTTTTGGTAGACCAAAGAAGGTTGGGCGTGGGAATGGGACAGGTCAAAGGCCGGCCGCCATGCCGgtgaagggaaagaaaagagtgAGGACAAAAGGATAG